A stretch of the Streptomyces sp. NBC_00654 genome encodes the following:
- a CDS encoding FAD-dependent oxidoreductase, with amino-acid sequence MITFVPEPHLLDSPRGRDWLPAPYSTPTAPPPAEADVVIVGAGPAGLAVASALWHLGVRDVALLDREGRPCGRFFDRVDVLGQRVLRSPYEHHPGVEGYRDCELLDFARLHWSRLTPVERREIRMAQAGHRSVVPVDVFEAYCEHVASLHHVDRRTWRASVREVRPTADGVTVRGDGFAVTAPYTVLCLGEERRPAPFDWWDGEATPRNVSYWDEPVPQDAQRLVVIGSGLSAAHLITNALNDGKRVHWVLRAPQERYQCADVNASFFRAEGRARFDGTSWEDRRILMGGQRRASVMFEFRPLLQRAEADGRLTVHRGRSVTAVAPGRAGRAAVRLSGGAEVIGDHVVLALGTTVSNGEQLLPRGIPSPRDGWPDLDERTLAYRNAPRVFAVGAAAGMVLGPAARNIDGHRVATARVATAVAARLEASAGLRRTEDRVAARV; translated from the coding sequence GTGATCACCTTCGTCCCCGAGCCCCACCTGCTGGACTCGCCCCGGGGGCGCGACTGGCTGCCCGCCCCGTACAGCACGCCCACCGCCCCGCCACCCGCCGAGGCGGACGTGGTCATCGTCGGTGCCGGCCCCGCGGGACTCGCCGTCGCCTCCGCGCTCTGGCACCTCGGCGTGCGCGATGTCGCCCTTCTCGACCGGGAAGGGCGGCCGTGCGGCCGCTTCTTCGACCGCGTCGACGTTCTGGGGCAGCGGGTCCTGCGCTCGCCCTACGAGCACCACCCCGGAGTCGAGGGCTACCGCGACTGCGAACTGCTCGACTTCGCCCGGCTCCACTGGTCGCGGCTCACGCCCGTCGAGCGCCGCGAGATCCGTATGGCCCAGGCGGGGCACCGCTCCGTCGTGCCCGTCGATGTCTTCGAGGCCTACTGCGAGCACGTCGCCTCGCTGCACCATGTGGACCGGCGCACCTGGCGGGCCTCCGTCCGCGAAGTCCGGCCCACCGCGGACGGTGTCACCGTCCGCGGCGACGGTTTCGCGGTCACCGCCCCGTACACGGTCCTGTGCCTCGGTGAGGAGCGCCGCCCCGCGCCCTTCGACTGGTGGGACGGCGAGGCCACTCCCCGCAACGTCAGCTACTGGGACGAGCCGGTGCCCCAGGACGCCCAGCGCCTGGTCGTCATCGGTTCCGGTCTCAGCGCGGCCCACCTCATCACCAACGCCCTCAACGACGGAAAGCGCGTGCACTGGGTCCTGCGTGCTCCCCAAGAGCGCTATCAATGCGCCGACGTCAACGCGTCGTTCTTCCGTGCCGAGGGCCGGGCACGTTTCGACGGGACGAGCTGGGAGGACCGCCGGATCCTGATGGGCGGACAGCGCCGGGCGTCGGTCATGTTCGAGTTCCGCCCCCTGCTGCAACGCGCCGAGGCCGACGGCCGGCTGACCGTTCACCGGGGCCGTTCCGTCACCGCCGTGGCACCCGGACGGGCCGGCCGCGCCGCCGTCCGGCTCTCCGGCGGTGCGGAGGTCATCGGCGACCATGTCGTGCTGGCCCTCGGCACCACCGTCTCCAACGGTGAACAGCTCCTGCCCCGCGGCATTCCCTCGCCCCGCGACGGCTGGCCCGACCTGGACGAGCGGACCCTGGCCTACCGCAACGCCCCCCGGGTGTTCGCCGTGGGCGCGGCGGCCGGGATGGTGCTGGGCCCGGCCGCCCGCAACATCGACGGCCACCGTGTCGCGACCGCCCGGGTGGCCACCGCCGTCGCCGCCCGCCTGGAGGCGTCCGCGGGCCTGCGGCGCACCGAGGACAGAGTGGCCGCCCGTGTCTGA
- a CDS encoding DUF6423 family protein, producing MISGAIDTVDHDVSVCVNLPEPGRWQIIKSETNLTDRTWVAMQAATDEDSVFVDDADTLVMSRQFSKSFITPDQRRLTFYGGEVRPGEAVVKMYSLETTGRRPTYAYSRYSPIATDSPETSARTLEQLVAEGMPQRPVIEVIVPVTVIG from the coding sequence ATGATTTCCGGTGCAATTGACACCGTCGACCACGATGTCTCCGTCTGTGTGAATCTCCCCGAGCCGGGTCGCTGGCAGATCATCAAGTCCGAGACCAACCTGACGGACCGTACGTGGGTGGCCATGCAGGCGGCCACCGACGAGGACTCCGTGTTCGTCGACGACGCCGACACCCTGGTGATGTCGCGCCAGTTCTCCAAGTCCTTCATCACCCCCGATCAGCGCCGGCTCACGTTCTACGGCGGCGAAGTGCGCCCCGGCGAAGCCGTGGTGAAGATGTATTCCCTGGAGACCACGGGCCGACGGCCCACCTACGCGTACTCCCGGTACAGCCCGATCGCCACGGACAGCCCGGAGACCAGCGCCAGGACGCTGGAGCAGCTGGTCGCCGAGGGAATGCCCCAACGTCCGGTCATCGAGGTCATCGTCCCGGTGACGGTCATCGGGTGA
- a CDS encoding DUF6235 family protein, with translation MRQFAVRAERGTVGFLPVRALIGTGVTATWSRQARVGLRLIAPEDPACAANEDDGSPAERIRRHGAGRFPHRDRVVHSLREIALAWLGQVGPCRVDVVDADLLDEGSRLFFAILDELGEGMITLRRPADPGTGPEDLIPTAASPRERHIELLASSAGRLSGEEADFLYRQAVGYLGTGDGWTAERILRTVQRHRPTPAGRAKLQVARAMLGHPPGGGHPSGSQVPVRRPAGADPAVRGPLRLTAGWELLERWSRTACQIHRNAVHKALFAIADRSVFRAYETDDVPGRPLEFSVRVRDGLVLKIRIRDLDTFEITHVGAEGEASGREGGTLRAA, from the coding sequence ATGCGTCAATTCGCTGTGCGGGCCGAGCGCGGAACGGTCGGCTTCTTACCGGTGCGGGCCCTGATCGGCACGGGTGTCACGGCCACGTGGTCCCGGCAGGCGCGCGTCGGTCTGAGGCTGATCGCCCCCGAGGACCCCGCGTGTGCCGCGAACGAGGACGACGGGAGCCCCGCCGAACGGATTCGGCGCCACGGGGCGGGACGGTTCCCGCACCGGGACCGGGTGGTCCACAGCCTCCGGGAGATCGCGCTGGCGTGGCTCGGCCAGGTGGGCCCCTGCCGTGTCGACGTGGTCGACGCGGACCTGCTCGACGAGGGGAGCCGGCTGTTCTTCGCGATCCTCGACGAACTGGGGGAGGGGATGATCACGCTCCGCCGGCCGGCGGACCCCGGCACGGGCCCGGAGGACCTGATTCCCACGGCCGCCAGCCCCCGCGAACGGCACATCGAGCTCCTCGCGTCCTCGGCGGGCCGGCTGAGCGGGGAGGAGGCGGACTTCCTGTACCGCCAGGCGGTCGGCTACCTGGGCACCGGCGACGGCTGGACCGCGGAGCGCATCCTGCGCACGGTCCAGCGGCACCGCCCGACCCCCGCCGGCCGGGCCAAACTGCAGGTTGCCCGCGCCATGCTCGGCCACCCCCCGGGCGGGGGCCACCCTTCCGGGAGCCAGGTGCCGGTGCGGCGTCCGGCCGGTGCCGACCCGGCCGTACGCGGACCGCTCCGGCTGACCGCGGGATGGGAGCTGCTGGAGCGCTGGTCGCGCACGGCCTGCCAGATCCACCGGAACGCCGTGCACAAGGCGCTCTTCGCCATTGCCGACAGATCGGTTTTCCGGGCGTACGAGACCGACGATGTCCCCGGCCGGCCGCTGGAGTTTTCCGTCAGGGTGAGGGACGGGCTCGTTCTCAAGATCCGCATTCGCGACCTGGACACCTTCGAGATCACCCATGTCGGTGCCGAAGGCGAGGCATCCGGAAGGGAGGGGGGAACTCTCCGGGCGGCTTGA